From Rhodococcus antarcticus, the proteins below share one genomic window:
- a CDS encoding glycosyltransferase, which produces MVRAGALLAVAGAVHARTNRRLLRRPLAAPPRCDEQVTVCVPARDEERTVGLLLGDLRRQVGVPRLRVLVLDDDSTDATAARARAGGAQVTSSHGPPAPGWLGKPAACHRLAELAREGRTPDVLVFVDADVRLAPHAVAASVELLRRHRLALVSPWPTQLAGSVAERLVQPLQQWSWLTTLPLRVAEFSRRPSLAAANGQLLVVDAAAYAGVGGHGAVAAEVVEDVALARALRRAGHRTAPADGSTLARCRMYDGAREVRDGYGKSLWTAFGSPAGSAAVLALLGLTQVLPAVAALAGSGRTRAWGLLGWAAGADSRATAARTAGTPGWPDSVAQPVSVLVLAALTVHSHRGHRRGALTWKGRQLP; this is translated from the coding sequence GTGGTGCGGGCCGGCGCGCTGCTCGCCGTCGCCGGAGCGGTGCACGCGCGGACCAACCGCAGGCTGCTGCGCCGGCCGCTCGCCGCACCGCCGCGCTGCGACGAGCAGGTGACGGTGTGCGTGCCGGCCCGCGACGAGGAGCGCACCGTGGGTCTGCTGCTCGGGGACCTCCGCCGCCAGGTCGGCGTGCCCCGGCTGCGCGTGCTCGTCCTGGACGACGACTCCACCGACGCCACGGCCGCCCGCGCCCGGGCCGGCGGCGCCCAGGTCACCTCGAGCCACGGTCCGCCCGCGCCCGGGTGGCTGGGCAAGCCGGCCGCCTGCCACCGCCTCGCCGAGCTGGCCCGGGAGGGGCGCACCCCGGACGTTCTCGTCTTCGTCGACGCGGACGTCCGGCTGGCCCCGCACGCCGTGGCTGCGTCCGTCGAGCTGCTCCGGCGGCACCGGCTGGCCCTGGTCAGCCCGTGGCCGACCCAGCTCGCCGGGTCGGTGGCCGAGCGCCTGGTGCAGCCGCTGCAGCAGTGGAGCTGGCTGACCACGCTGCCGCTGCGCGTGGCCGAGTTCTCCCGGCGCCCCTCACTGGCCGCCGCCAACGGCCAGCTCCTCGTGGTCGACGCCGCCGCCTACGCCGGTGTCGGGGGCCACGGGGCCGTCGCGGCCGAGGTGGTGGAGGACGTGGCCCTGGCCCGCGCCCTGCGGCGCGCCGGGCACCGCACCGCCCCGGCGGACGGCTCGACCCTGGCGCGCTGCCGGATGTACGACGGCGCGCGGGAGGTGCGGGACGGCTACGGCAAGTCGCTGTGGACGGCCTTCGGCTCCCCGGCCGGGTCGGCGGCCGTGCTGGCGCTGCTCGGTCTCACCCAGGTCCTGCCGGCCGTGGCGGCGCTCGCGGGCTCCGGCCGCACCCGCGCCTGGGGCCTGCTCGGCTGGGCGGCCGGGGCCGACTCGCGCGCCACCGCCGCGCGCACCGCGGGCACGCCCGGGTGGCCGGACTCGGTGGCCCAGCCCGTCTCCGTGCTGGTCCTGGCCGCGCTCACCGTGCACTCCCACCGGGGGCACCGCCGGGGCGCGCTGACCTGGAAGGGCCGTCAGCTCCCCTGA
- a CDS encoding CDP-alcohol phosphatidyltransferase family protein, whose translation MPERADWSQGHHGIDPDEVPFVRGWLRVVDLACRPLVALRVPPDAVTAAGLLFSLVVPVLAGAGLLGWAVAAVLVSVLLDGLDGAVALRTDRVSSYGRALDSACDRVSELAWWVALVLGAGVPWWAAAVLAVLTLVPEAWRARTGRLGALTVWERPTRTILVVVGLAFAGLDLGRVTGLVGVGLAVVGGGQLALAVRRQGS comes from the coding sequence GTGCCTGAGCGGGCGGACTGGTCGCAGGGCCACCACGGGATCGACCCGGACGAGGTGCCCTTCGTGCGCGGGTGGCTGCGGGTGGTCGACCTGGCCTGCCGCCCGCTGGTGGCGCTGCGGGTGCCGCCGGACGCCGTGACGGCCGCGGGGCTGCTGTTCTCCCTGGTCGTGCCCGTCCTGGCGGGTGCGGGACTGCTCGGCTGGGCCGTGGCGGCGGTCCTCGTGAGCGTGCTGCTCGACGGGCTCGACGGGGCCGTTGCGCTGCGGACGGACCGGGTGTCCTCCTACGGCCGTGCGCTGGACTCCGCCTGCGACCGGGTCTCCGAGCTGGCGTGGTGGGTGGCCCTCGTGCTGGGGGCCGGGGTGCCGTGGTGGGCCGCGGCCGTCCTCGCGGTGCTGACCCTCGTCCCGGAGGCCTGGCGCGCCCGCACGGGTCGGCTGGGTGCGCTGACGGTGTGGGAGCGGCCGACGCGCACGATCCTGGTGGTGGTGGGCCTGGCCTTCGCGGGGCTGGACCTGGGCCGGGTCACCGGGCTGGTGGGTGTGGGGCTCGCGGTGGTGGGCGGCGGGCAGCTGGCGCTCGCGGTGCGGCGTCAGGGGAGCTGA
- the metF gene encoding methylenetetrahydrofolate reductase [NAD(P)H], with translation MGEGRTRFSVEFSPPRDEAGEAQLWRTVRELEQLDPAFVSMTYGAGGSTRDRTVRITGRLARETTLLPVAHLTAVNHSVEEIRSVVGAYADAGIRNVLALRGDPPGDPLGSWQRHPEGVEHAAELVALLRGLGDFTVGVAAFPEGHHRSPDLDTDAVHFVEKLRAGADYAITQMFFRAEDYLRLRDRVVAVDAEQGAKPIVPGIMPVTSLRSVHRMAELSGQQVPPEVVERLERAAGTGETEDREAVREVGVQVATELAERLIAEGVPCLHFYTLNFARATREVLGRLGLATARA, from the coding sequence ATGGGTGAGGGCCGCACCCGGTTCTCGGTGGAGTTCTCCCCGCCCCGTGACGAGGCAGGCGAGGCCCAGCTGTGGCGTACCGTCCGCGAGCTGGAGCAGCTGGACCCGGCGTTCGTCTCCATGACCTACGGCGCCGGAGGTTCCACCCGGGACCGCACGGTGCGCATCACCGGCCGTCTCGCCCGGGAGACCACCCTGCTGCCGGTGGCGCACCTCACGGCGGTGAACCACTCCGTCGAGGAGATCCGCAGCGTGGTCGGCGCCTACGCCGACGCCGGGATCCGCAACGTGCTGGCCCTGCGCGGCGACCCGCCGGGCGACCCGCTGGGCAGCTGGCAGCGCCACCCCGAGGGTGTCGAGCACGCGGCCGAGCTGGTGGCCCTGCTGCGCGGTCTGGGCGACTTCACCGTGGGCGTGGCCGCCTTCCCCGAGGGCCACCACCGCTCGCCGGACCTCGACACCGACGCCGTGCACTTCGTGGAGAAGCTGCGCGCCGGTGCCGACTACGCGATCACCCAGATGTTCTTCCGGGCCGAGGATTACCTGCGGCTGCGCGACCGCGTGGTGGCGGTGGACGCCGAGCAGGGCGCCAAGCCGATCGTGCCCGGGATCATGCCGGTGACCTCGCTGCGCTCGGTGCACCGGATGGCCGAGCTGTCCGGGCAGCAGGTGCCCCCCGAGGTGGTCGAGCGCCTGGAGCGGGCGGCCGGGACCGGGGAGACCGAGGACCGTGAGGCCGTGCGCGAGGTGGGCGTGCAGGTGGCCACCGAGCTGGCCGAGCGGCTGATCGCCGAGGGCGTGCCCTGCCTGCACTTCTACACGCTCAACTTCGCCCGGGCCACGCGCGAGGTGCTCGGCAGGCTGGGGCTCGCGACCGCCCGTGCCTGA
- a CDS encoding polyprenyl synthetase family protein codes for MIVPALPEAVAAELSSFFDSRRASTTRVDPLFCSAVAELERFVLRGGKRVRPAFAWWGWRGAGGDPSGTDAPAVLRACAALELIQACALVHDDLMDASATRRGHPTVHVAFARHHQEQGWRGDSDRFGLAASVLLGDLALAWADDMLRGAGLGAPALQRCVPVWEAMRTEVLGGQYLDVLTEVRGDESPEAALRTARFKTAAYTVERPLHLGAALAGAPEDVVDAYRAFGTDVGVAFQLRDDLLGVFGDPAVTGKPAGDDLREGKRTLLLSFALRTADEKDSPAGAALRSGLGRDLEPSEVDELREHLVQLGAVTAVEHRIAELTQRGLAALDAAPVEPTARAELHAMARAATERTS; via the coding sequence ATGATCGTGCCCGCACTGCCGGAGGCCGTGGCGGCGGAGCTGTCCTCGTTCTTCGACTCCCGTCGCGCTTCCACCACCCGCGTCGACCCGCTGTTCTGCTCGGCCGTCGCCGAGCTGGAGCGCTTCGTGCTGCGCGGCGGCAAGCGCGTGCGCCCCGCCTTCGCCTGGTGGGGCTGGCGGGGGGCGGGCGGCGACCCGAGCGGTACGGACGCCCCTGCGGTGCTCCGGGCGTGCGCCGCGCTCGAGCTCATCCAGGCCTGCGCCCTGGTCCACGACGACCTCATGGACGCCTCCGCCACCCGCCGCGGCCACCCCACCGTGCACGTGGCCTTCGCCCGCCACCACCAGGAGCAGGGCTGGCGCGGCGACTCCGACCGCTTCGGGCTGGCCGCCTCGGTGCTGCTGGGCGACCTCGCGCTGGCCTGGGCCGACGACATGCTCCGGGGCGCCGGGCTGGGTGCACCGGCCCTGCAGCGGTGCGTGCCGGTGTGGGAGGCCATGCGCACCGAGGTGCTCGGCGGGCAGTACCTCGACGTGCTGACCGAGGTGCGCGGTGACGAGAGCCCCGAGGCCGCCCTGCGCACGGCCCGGTTCAAGACCGCGGCGTACACCGTCGAGCGCCCCCTGCACCTGGGGGCTGCCCTGGCCGGCGCCCCCGAGGACGTCGTGGACGCCTACCGCGCCTTCGGCACCGACGTGGGCGTGGCCTTCCAGCTCCGCGACGACCTGCTGGGCGTGTTCGGCGACCCCGCGGTGACCGGGAAGCCCGCCGGTGACGACCTGCGGGAGGGCAAGCGCACGCTGCTGCTGTCCTTCGCGCTGCGCACCGCCGACGAGAAGGACTCGCCCGCCGGGGCTGCGCTGCGGTCCGGGCTGGGTCGCGACCTGGAGCCCTCGGAGGTCGACGAGCTGCGCGAGCACCTGGTGCAGCTGGGTGCGGTCACCGCGGTGGAGCACCGCATCGCCGAGCTCACCCAGCGCGGGCTCGCGGCCCTGGACGCGGCGCCGGTGGAGCCGACGGCGCGCGCCGAGCTGCACGCCATGGCCCGCGCCGCCACCGAGAGGACCTCCTGA
- the crtI gene encoding phytoene desaturase family protein has product MARALRTVSGPTDHVVVVGAGLSGMAAALHLLGAGRRVTVVERGDQVGGRMGRTEVDGFAIDTGPTVLTMPDLFDEALGAVGRSLGEMVTLTKLDPAYRARYADGSHLDVHSDPDAMEAELREKAGAPTAAGYRRLRAWLTELYDVEIGRFIGSSFDSPLDMVSSRAALSDVARLARLGGFGRLGPKVASFLPDERAQRLFSFQALYAGLPPQSALGAYGVIAYMDTIAGVYFPQGGMHAVARAMGEAITGASGEIRLGTEATRLERAGDRVTAVHTADGERLACDTVVLTGDLPLTDALLGHPHRRRAGTRWAPSCVVVHGSVPSDVAAGWPEPAHHTIDFGAAWEQTFDEIIAKPGRGRLMSDPSLLVTRPTHTDPSLAPEGQELCYVLAPCPNLEAAPLDWETVGPAYRDEVLQVMEGRGWTGIAEHFTPRDLVTPASWAEQGMGAGTPFSAAHTLAQTGPFRRGNLVPGLTNAVLAGCGTTPGVGVPTVLISGRLAAQRVTGG; this is encoded by the coding sequence ATGGCCCGCGCCCTGCGCACCGTGTCCGGCCCCACCGACCACGTCGTCGTCGTCGGGGCAGGGCTGTCCGGGATGGCCGCGGCCCTGCACCTGCTCGGCGCCGGTCGCCGCGTCACCGTGGTCGAGCGGGGCGACCAGGTCGGCGGGCGGATGGGCCGCACGGAGGTCGACGGGTTCGCCATCGACACCGGCCCCACCGTGCTCACCATGCCGGACCTGTTCGACGAGGCCCTGGGGGCGGTGGGTCGCTCCCTCGGCGAGATGGTCACCCTCACCAAGCTCGACCCCGCCTACCGCGCGCGCTACGCCGACGGCAGCCACCTCGACGTGCACAGCGACCCCGACGCCATGGAGGCCGAGCTGCGGGAGAAGGCCGGGGCCCCGACGGCCGCGGGCTACCGCCGGCTGCGCGCCTGGCTGACCGAGCTCTACGACGTCGAGATCGGCCGCTTCATCGGCTCCAGCTTCGACTCCCCGCTGGACATGGTGTCCTCGCGCGCCGCCCTGAGCGACGTGGCCCGGCTGGCCCGCCTCGGCGGCTTCGGCCGGCTGGGGCCCAAGGTCGCGAGCTTCCTGCCCGACGAGCGCGCCCAGCGGCTGTTCTCCTTCCAGGCGCTCTACGCGGGGCTCCCCCCGCAGTCGGCGCTGGGGGCCTACGGCGTCATCGCCTACATGGACACCATCGCCGGGGTGTACTTCCCCCAGGGCGGGATGCACGCCGTGGCCCGCGCGATGGGCGAGGCCATCACCGGGGCGTCCGGCGAGATCCGGCTCGGCACCGAGGCGACCCGCCTCGAGCGCGCCGGGGACCGCGTCACCGCCGTGCACACCGCCGACGGCGAGCGGCTGGCCTGCGACACCGTCGTGCTCACCGGCGACCTGCCGCTGACCGACGCGCTCCTCGGGCACCCGCACCGCAGGCGCGCCGGCACGCGGTGGGCGCCGTCCTGCGTCGTGGTGCACGGCTCCGTGCCCAGCGACGTGGCCGCGGGCTGGCCGGAGCCGGCCCACCACACCATCGACTTCGGCGCGGCGTGGGAGCAGACGTTCGACGAGATCATCGCCAAGCCCGGCCGGGGCCGGCTGATGAGCGACCCGTCCCTGCTGGTCACCCGGCCCACGCACACCGACCCGTCCCTCGCACCGGAGGGCCAGGAGCTCTGCTACGTCCTGGCACCGTGCCCGAACCTGGAGGCTGCCCCGCTGGACTGGGAGACGGTCGGCCCGGCCTACCGCGACGAGGTGCTCCAGGTCATGGAGGGTCGCGGGTGGACCGGCATCGCCGAGCACTTCACCCCGCGCGACCTGGTGACCCCGGCGAGCTGGGCCGAGCAGGGGATGGGCGCGGGCACCCCGTTCTCCGCGGCCCACACCCTCGCCCAGACGGGTCCGTTCCGGCGCGGCAACCTGGTGCCCGGGCTGACCAACGCGGTGCTCGCCGGCTGCGGCACCACCCCCGGGGTGGGCGTGCCCACCGTGCTCATCTCCGGACGGCTGGCCGCGCAGCGGGTCACCGGGGGCTAG
- a CDS encoding alpha-(1->6)-mannopyranosyltransferase A: MSATTTAPARGADTRSRAASFVRGPAGRPALLGVVGSALITLASPGAGSLRVTDPFLERLNLSWMRFGHGQQLSMALLYLGVGLMLLAWVRVGRLVLAERISAAGLRTTIAAWVVPMLVASPIYSRDVYSYLAQGALLRDGFDPYAVGPVVNPGPLLDNVSSIWSTTPAPYGPVWLLVADGVTRITGDSVVWGTVLIRLTMLPGLAMLVWALPRLAGHLGGRAGAAVWLGAMNPLVLVHLVGGVHNEMLMVGLMAAGVALALDREHVAGIAVIALAVGVKASAGLALPFVVWIWVAHLREQHAAREGTSGEAPLLPLLVRTSAAGAAVFVAVFAVASLVAGVGIGWLSALAGSSKIVNWLSAPTAVAQLLGPSTSWLTGWGSDRLLPVTRLVFAALLVVVLVVVWWRSRRTSTDAVRGLAVALIAVVVLSPAALPWYYSWPLAFLAPLAWSPRALGVLAGVSTWLLLIFRPPGNMGLYSPFDLVVGTAVAVLVAVSLVRVDPLHLRARPAAAEPGRDGTPAATSA, from the coding sequence ATGTCCGCAACCACGACGGCGCCCGCCCGGGGGGCCGACACCCGCAGCAGGGCCGCCTCCTTCGTGCGCGGCCCCGCCGGTCGGCCCGCCCTGCTGGGCGTGGTGGGCAGCGCCCTCATCACCCTTGCCTCCCCGGGCGCGGGTTCGCTGCGGGTCACCGACCCGTTCCTCGAGCGGCTCAACCTGTCGTGGATGCGCTTCGGGCACGGCCAGCAGCTGTCCATGGCGCTGCTCTACCTGGGTGTCGGGCTCATGCTGCTGGCCTGGGTGCGGGTGGGGCGGCTCGTGCTCGCGGAGCGGATCAGCGCGGCCGGGCTGCGGACCACCATCGCCGCCTGGGTCGTGCCCATGCTCGTCGCCTCACCCATCTACAGCCGCGACGTCTACTCCTACCTCGCCCAGGGTGCCCTGCTGCGCGACGGGTTCGACCCCTACGCCGTGGGACCGGTGGTGAACCCCGGCCCGCTGCTGGACAACGTCAGCAGCATCTGGTCCACCACGCCCGCGCCGTACGGCCCGGTGTGGCTGCTCGTGGCGGACGGCGTCACCCGGATCACCGGGGACAGCGTGGTCTGGGGCACCGTGCTCATCCGGCTCACCATGCTGCCCGGGCTGGCCATGCTCGTCTGGGCCCTGCCGCGGCTGGCGGGCCACCTCGGCGGCAGGGCCGGTGCCGCGGTGTGGCTCGGGGCCATGAACCCCCTGGTGCTCGTGCACCTGGTGGGCGGCGTGCACAACGAGATGCTCATGGTCGGGCTGATGGCCGCCGGGGTCGCCCTCGCCCTCGACCGCGAGCACGTCGCCGGCATCGCCGTGATCGCCCTGGCCGTCGGGGTCAAGGCCTCCGCAGGACTGGCGCTGCCCTTCGTCGTGTGGATCTGGGTGGCCCACCTGCGCGAGCAGCACGCGGCCCGCGAGGGCACGTCCGGGGAGGCACCGCTGCTGCCGCTGCTGGTGCGCACCTCCGCCGCCGGGGCCGCAGTGTTCGTGGCCGTGTTCGCCGTCGCCTCGCTGGTCGCCGGGGTGGGCATCGGCTGGTTGAGCGCGCTGGCCGGCTCCAGCAAGATCGTGAACTGGCTCTCCGCCCCGACCGCGGTGGCGCAGCTCCTCGGCCCCTCCACCTCCTGGCTCACCGGCTGGGGCAGCGACCGGCTGCTCCCCGTCACCCGCCTGGTGTTCGCCGCGCTGCTGGTCGTGGTCCTCGTGGTGGTGTGGTGGCGCAGCCGTCGCACGTCCACCGACGCGGTCCGTGGCCTCGCCGTCGCCCTCATCGCCGTCGTGGTGCTCTCCCCCGCGGCGCTGCCCTGGTACTACTCGTGGCCGCTGGCCTTCCTCGCCCCGCTGGCCTGGAGCCCGCGGGCGCTCGGCGTCCTCGCGGGGGTGTCCACGTGGCTGCTGCTGATCTTCCGACCGCCGGGCAACATGGGCCTGTACAGCCCGTTCGACCTGGTCGTCGGCACCGCCGTCGCGGTGCTCGTCGCGGTCTCCCTGGTCCGGGTGGACCCGCTGCACCTGCGCGCCCGGCCCGCCGCCGCCGAGCCCGGGCGCGACGGGACCCCGGCCGCCACGTCCGCCTGA
- a CDS encoding glycosyltransferase 87 family protein, producing the protein MPSSTVVADALTRASRTRWFRVLAAVGALAVLVSYLFHPTAYRIDLEVYRAGGRAWLDGIDLYAQPFPTQIGHPLAFTYPPISAVILSPLAWLPLSAANAVWAVLTLALVVATLVVVLQLVGVRARSPQWWWLLTAAFALTARLEPIRSTMGYGQVNVMIMALVAADCLLPRTPWPRGSLVGLVAAIKLTPAVFVLYFLVRKDYRSAATAAASGALVTAAGFVLAPSDSVQYWTTSIFETDRIGQLTYASNQNIQGVLARAGLTGTATSILWVLLSLVTVAVGFQAMRRAQRAGLPALVLVLNGVVGLLVSPVSWSHHWVWAMPALLVLGLVVLATRSRAAAVLGVLGFLVFAIAPQWRLPNDNTSGVEISWAVWQKVVGNGYVWWGAALLVVCALVADRWGTPAVAPVPADDAEPARVRPE; encoded by the coding sequence GTGCCCTCGTCCACCGTCGTCGCCGACGCCCTCACCCGGGCCAGTCGCACGCGGTGGTTCCGGGTGCTGGCCGCGGTCGGCGCGCTCGCCGTGCTGGTCTCCTACCTGTTCCACCCCACGGCGTACCGGATCGACCTCGAGGTCTACCGCGCCGGCGGCCGGGCGTGGCTCGACGGCATCGACCTCTACGCCCAGCCGTTCCCCACCCAGATCGGCCACCCGCTCGCGTTCACCTACCCGCCCATCTCGGCGGTCATCCTCAGCCCGCTGGCCTGGTTGCCGCTGAGTGCCGCCAACGCCGTCTGGGCCGTGCTCACCCTGGCCCTCGTGGTCGCCACCCTGGTGGTGGTGCTGCAGCTGGTCGGGGTGCGCGCCCGGAGCCCGCAGTGGTGGTGGCTGCTCACCGCCGCCTTCGCCCTCACCGCCCGGCTGGAGCCGATCCGCTCGACCATGGGCTACGGGCAGGTCAACGTGATGATCATGGCGCTGGTCGCGGCGGACTGCCTGCTCCCGCGCACGCCGTGGCCGCGGGGCTCGCTCGTCGGCCTCGTCGCCGCCATCAAGCTCACCCCGGCCGTGTTCGTCCTCTACTTCCTCGTCCGCAAGGACTACCGGTCCGCCGCCACGGCCGCGGCCAGCGGTGCGCTGGTCACCGCCGCCGGCTTCGTCCTCGCCCCGTCGGACTCCGTGCAGTACTGGACCACCTCGATCTTCGAGACCGACCGGATCGGCCAGCTCACCTACGCCTCCAACCAGAACATCCAGGGCGTGCTGGCCCGCGCCGGGCTCACCGGCACCGCTACCTCGATCCTGTGGGTGCTGCTCTCCCTGGTCACCGTCGCCGTCGGGTTCCAGGCCATGCGGCGGGCCCAGCGCGCCGGTCTGCCCGCCCTGGTGCTGGTGCTCAACGGCGTGGTCGGCCTGCTCGTCTCCCCGGTCTCGTGGTCGCACCACTGGGTGTGGGCCATGCCGGCGCTGCTGGTCCTGGGCCTGGTCGTGCTCGCCACCCGCTCCCGCGCCGCGGCCGTGCTCGGGGTGCTCGGGTTCCTGGTGTTCGCGATCGCCCCCCAGTGGCGCCTGCCCAACGACAACACCAGCGGCGTCGAGATCAGCTGGGCGGTGTGGCAGAAGGTCGTCGGCAACGGCTACGTGTGGTGGGGCGCAGCCCTGCTCGTGGTGTGTGCCCTGGTCGCCGACCGCTGGGGCACCCCCGCCGTCGCACCGGTTCCGGCCGACGACGCCGAACCCGCCCGGGTCCGGCCCGAGTGA
- a CDS encoding phytoene/squalene synthase family protein gives MSARTELDAAGVHDPALRVSYTRCRALNAEHGRTYYLATRLLPAAQRPAVHALYGFARWADEIVDDTSDHRPWPVRAAELDALETELRAGLAGTPCTHPVLVALVDTARRYDIPAQHFWDFLAAMQMDAVGSSTEVSEHASWASLMTYVHGSAAVIGLQVLPVLGTVVPREEAEPLAAALGVAFQLTNFVRDVGEDLDRGRVYLPADQLAAFGVDRELLERGRATGATDRRVRAALAHVVAHTRAVYRRAEPGIAMLAPTSRACVRAAFVLYGDILTEVEDVDYDVLGRRVVVPRRRRLAVAGPGLARTLVARARA, from the coding sequence GTGAGCGCGCGGACCGAGCTCGACGCCGCCGGGGTCCACGATCCCGCCCTGCGTGTCTCCTACACCCGCTGCCGCGCGCTCAACGCCGAGCACGGGCGCACCTACTACCTCGCCACCCGGCTGCTGCCCGCCGCCCAGCGCCCGGCCGTGCACGCGTTGTACGGCTTCGCCCGCTGGGCCGACGAGATCGTCGACGACACCTCCGACCACCGGCCCTGGCCCGTGCGCGCCGCGGAGCTCGACGCCCTGGAGACCGAGCTGAGGGCCGGGCTCGCAGGCACCCCGTGCACCCACCCCGTGCTCGTCGCGCTCGTCGACACCGCACGCCGGTACGACATCCCGGCCCAGCACTTCTGGGACTTCCTCGCCGCCATGCAGATGGACGCGGTGGGCTCTTCGACCGAGGTGAGCGAGCACGCGAGCTGGGCGTCGCTGATGACCTACGTGCACGGCTCGGCCGCGGTGATCGGGCTGCAGGTGCTGCCCGTGCTGGGCACCGTCGTGCCTCGAGAGGAGGCGGAGCCGCTCGCGGCCGCGCTCGGGGTGGCCTTCCAGCTGACGAACTTCGTCCGCGACGTCGGGGAGGACCTCGACCGCGGCCGGGTGTACCTGCCCGCCGACCAGCTCGCGGCGTTCGGGGTGGACCGGGAGCTCCTCGAGCGCGGCCGCGCCACCGGCGCCACCGACCGACGGGTGCGCGCCGCCCTCGCCCACGTGGTCGCGCACACCCGGGCGGTGTACCGGCGGGCCGAGCCGGGGATCGCCATGCTCGCGCCGACCAGCCGGGCCTGCGTGCGCGCCGCCTTCGTGCTGTACGGCGACATCCTCACCGAGGTGGAGGACGTCGACTACGACGTGCTGGGTCGCCGGGTGGTGGTGCCCCGGCGGCGACGGCTCGCGGTGGCCGGGCCGGGGCTGGCGCGCACGCTCGTGGCGCGGGCCAGGGCCTGA
- a CDS encoding Rv2175c family DNA-binding protein yields the protein MSGIPYLEDVLPEDVVVITLKEAAQRMGVPITRIEQMVRDRDLIAFKRKRVPVVPEVFVEDEGRVLKGLPATITLLRDGGYTEEEIVRWLFTDDDTLPGSPIAALHGNRGKEVTRRAQAMAM from the coding sequence GTGAGTGGAATCCCGTACCTCGAGGACGTGCTGCCCGAGGATGTCGTCGTCATCACCCTCAAGGAGGCCGCCCAGCGCATGGGTGTGCCCATCACGCGGATCGAGCAGATGGTCCGCGACCGCGACCTCATCGCCTTCAAGCGCAAGCGGGTGCCGGTGGTGCCCGAGGTGTTCGTCGAGGACGAGGGCCGGGTGCTCAAGGGCCTGCCCGCGACCATCACCCTGCTGCGCGACGGCGGCTACACCGAGGAGGAGATCGTGCGGTGGCTGTTCACCGACGACGACACCCTGCCGGGCTCACCCATCGCCGCCCTGCACGGCAACCGTGGCAAGGAGGTCACCCGCCGGGCCCAGGCCATGGCGATGTGA
- a CDS encoding DUF3558 family protein produces the protein MAASPPASTSVSTPAATTTTASSPASTSVGGSLNGVDPCGVLTPSSLPSAWGTLTVDADPAVQLGDGACDLSNQRTALAVGVTLYLGPGRGVQSLITTISAPVLDSVIAGRPVKMYDDAAATGTCGILFDFGPDQSITVAASPPVDNSLKACDVATTAATAMAPNLPPS, from the coding sequence GTGGCGGCGTCACCACCGGCCAGCACGTCGGTTTCGACACCCGCCGCCACCACCACGACGGCGTCGTCGCCGGCGTCGACCTCCGTGGGTGGGTCGCTCAACGGCGTTGACCCCTGCGGGGTCCTGACTCCATCGTCGCTCCCGTCGGCGTGGGGCACCTTGACCGTCGATGCCGACCCCGCGGTCCAGCTGGGCGACGGGGCCTGCGACCTCTCGAACCAGAGGACCGCCCTAGCCGTCGGCGTCACGCTGTACCTCGGTCCTGGCCGAGGAGTCCAGTCCTTGATCACGACGATCTCCGCTCCCGTCCTGGACTCCGTCATCGCTGGGCGCCCGGTGAAGATGTACGACGACGCTGCCGCAACCGGAACGTGCGGCATCCTGTTCGACTTCGGGCCCGACCAATCAATCACCGTCGCCGCGTCGCCTCCCGTGGACAACTCGCTCAAGGCATGTGACGTAGCGACCACTGCGGCCACGGCAATGGCGCCCAACCTCCCGCCGAGCTGA